Proteins encoded in a region of the Nocardia asteroides genome:
- a CDS encoding cold-shock protein → MAQGTVKWFNAEKGFGFIAPEDGSADVFVHYSEIQGSGFRTLEENQKVEFEVGQGTKGPQATGVRALS, encoded by the coding sequence ATGGCACAGGGAACTGTGAAGTGGTTCAACGCGGAGAAGGGGTTCGGCTTCATCGCGCCGGAGGACGGCTCCGCTGACGTCTTCGTCCACTACTCCGAGATCCAGGGTTCGGGCTTCCGCACCCTCGAGGAGAACCAGAAGGTCGAGTTCGAGGTCGGCCAGGGCACCAAGGGCCCGCAGGCCACCGGAGTGCGTGCGCTCAGCTGA
- a CDS encoding DinB family protein, which yields MSIEPEREDLIAMLADQRALFRITLRGIDDEQARRRTTVSELTLGGLLHHLVSCESHWTTVIVQRDENAELDVSKFGGEYVMAPEETVAGLLATWDEVATATAQLIRSVDSLDTSIPYPTAPWAPERTWQSVRYTVLHILREIAHHSGHADIIREALDGANSTSQRVS from the coding sequence ATGAGTATCGAACCGGAGCGCGAAGATCTGATCGCAATGCTCGCCGACCAGCGTGCGCTCTTCCGCATCACCCTGCGTGGCATCGATGACGAGCAGGCGCGGCGGCGAACCACGGTGAGCGAACTGACCCTCGGCGGCCTGCTGCACCACTTGGTCAGCTGCGAAAGCCACTGGACCACGGTGATCGTGCAGCGCGATGAGAACGCGGAACTGGACGTCTCGAAGTTCGGCGGCGAGTACGTCATGGCGCCCGAGGAGACCGTGGCCGGACTGCTGGCCACCTGGGACGAGGTCGCCACGGCGACGGCCCAACTGATTCGCTCGGTGGACAGCCTCGACACCTCGATCCCCTATCCGACGGCGCCGTGGGCGCCGGAGCGAACCTGGCAGTCGGTGCGCTACACGGTGTTGCACATCCTGCGGGAGATCGCGCACCACTCCGGGCACGCCGACATCATCCGTGAGGCGTTGGACGGGGCGAACAGCACATCACAGCGCGTCTCCTAG
- a CDS encoding DEAD/DEAH box helicase — MAGGRSRTHTFHTSGACCGVLIVNPADSAPRARLRTGLGYGASLLNRVLTGVPDDDPRLTHVVELPARAADHAGWPAWASPDVIAALRDTGVDAPWRHQAETADAAFRGLHVVVSTGTASGKSLGYQLPVLTALQADSKATALYLSPTKALGADQLRAVGTLTHEGPLRDIHPATYDGDTPAEIRQWVRANARWIFTNPDMLHLGILRSHQRWARVLRRLRYVVVDECHAYRGVFGSHVALVLRRLRRIAARYGADPVFVLCSATTAEPAAAAERLIGAPVIAVTRDGSPQGPRTVALWEPPLLTAVTGENGAPVRRAATAEAARIMADLVAEGARTLTFVRSRRAAELTAMDAKRLLTEVDPDLAARVASYRAGYLAEDRRDLEAALSDGSLLGAATTNALELGVDIAGLDAVVISGFPGTVASFWQQAGRAGRRTQGSLVLLVARDDPLDTYLVHHPDALLDKPVEATITDPRNPYVLGPQLLCAALELPLTDVEVDELGAREVLAELAAKGLIRRRGTDDRARWYVTAETQPHDAVDVRGGIGAPVAIVDGETGRLLGTADAARARATLHQGAVHLHQGETYVVDELDLDDGVAFVHAAEPGWTTSARQVTTIAVDVVTEHRAHGHVTVSLAGVRVTSQVIGYLRTLLTGEVLDLVELDLPPQTLPTRAVMYTVTPELLALAGIEPQDVPGALHAAEHAAIGLLPLVATCDRWDIGGVSTAEHPDTGLPTVFVYDGQAGGAGFAERGFARLRQWLSATLAAIESCGCAAGCPSCVQSPKCGNGNHPLHKAAAGRLLTAVLAELSAGEDAAHHS; from the coding sequence ATGGCAGGTGGACGTTCCCGGACGCACACGTTTCACACTTCCGGAGCGTGTTGCGGGGTTCTCATCGTGAATCCGGCGGACTCGGCGCCGCGTGCGCGGCTGCGAACCGGACTCGGCTACGGGGCATCGTTGCTGAATCGTGTCCTAACCGGGGTCCCGGATGACGACCCCCGGCTGACCCATGTGGTCGAGCTGCCCGCCCGGGCCGCCGATCACGCCGGTTGGCCCGCTTGGGCATCGCCGGATGTGATTGCGGCATTACGCGACACGGGCGTCGACGCGCCGTGGCGCCATCAGGCGGAGACGGCGGATGCGGCGTTTCGAGGCCTGCATGTGGTCGTGAGCACCGGGACAGCCTCCGGCAAATCGCTCGGCTACCAGCTCCCGGTACTGACGGCGCTGCAAGCGGATTCGAAGGCCACCGCGCTGTATCTGTCGCCGACCAAGGCGCTCGGCGCCGATCAGCTGCGCGCCGTCGGCACCCTGACTCACGAAGGCCCGTTGCGCGACATCCATCCGGCCACCTACGACGGCGACACGCCTGCCGAGATCCGGCAGTGGGTCCGCGCGAACGCGCGATGGATTTTCACCAACCCGGACATGCTCCACCTGGGCATATTGCGCTCACACCAGCGCTGGGCACGCGTGCTGCGCAGGCTGCGTTACGTGGTGGTCGACGAATGCCATGCCTATCGGGGTGTTTTCGGCTCACACGTCGCGCTGGTGCTGCGCAGGCTGCGGCGGATCGCCGCGCGGTACGGCGCCGATCCCGTGTTCGTGCTCTGCTCGGCGACCACGGCCGAACCGGCGGCGGCCGCCGAGCGTCTGATCGGCGCGCCGGTCATCGCGGTCACCCGGGACGGATCGCCGCAGGGGCCGCGGACCGTCGCCCTCTGGGAACCGCCTCTGCTCACCGCGGTGACCGGCGAGAACGGCGCACCGGTGCGCAGGGCGGCCACCGCGGAAGCGGCGCGGATCATGGCCGATCTGGTGGCCGAAGGCGCGCGCACCCTGACCTTCGTCCGCTCGCGCCGGGCCGCCGAGCTGACCGCCATGGACGCCAAAAGACTGTTGACCGAGGTCGATCCGGACTTGGCCGCGCGCGTGGCGTCCTACCGGGCGGGATATCTCGCGGAAGATCGGCGCGACTTGGAAGCGGCCCTGTCGGACGGATCGCTGCTGGGCGCGGCGACGACCAACGCGTTGGAGCTCGGCGTCGACATCGCGGGACTGGATGCCGTGGTCATCTCCGGTTTCCCCGGAACGGTCGCGTCGTTCTGGCAGCAGGCCGGGCGGGCCGGTCGACGCACGCAGGGGTCGCTGGTCCTGCTCGTGGCGCGGGACGACCCGTTGGACACCTACCTGGTCCATCACCCCGACGCATTGCTGGACAAGCCGGTCGAGGCCACCATCACAGATCCGCGCAACCCCTACGTACTGGGTCCGCAACTCCTGTGCGCCGCGCTGGAACTGCCGCTCACCGACGTGGAGGTGGACGAACTCGGCGCGCGCGAAGTGCTGGCGGAGCTGGCCGCGAAAGGGCTGATCAGGCGGCGCGGCACCGATGACCGCGCGCGCTGGTACGTGACCGCCGAGACGCAGCCGCACGACGCGGTGGACGTCCGGGGCGGGATCGGCGCTCCGGTGGCCATCGTGGACGGCGAGACCGGCAGGCTCCTGGGTACCGCCGACGCGGCGCGGGCACGGGCGACGCTGCACCAAGGCGCCGTTCACCTGCATCAGGGCGAGACCTACGTGGTCGACGAGCTGGATCTCGACGACGGCGTGGCCTTCGTGCACGCCGCCGAGCCGGGGTGGACCACCAGCGCACGTCAGGTGACAACGATCGCCGTCGACGTGGTGACCGAGCACCGCGCTCACGGTCACGTGACGGTGAGCCTGGCCGGGGTGCGGGTCACCAGCCAGGTGATCGGTTATCTGCGCACGCTGCTCACCGGGGAAGTGCTCGACCTGGTCGAACTCGACCTCCCGCCGCAGACACTGCCCACCAGGGCGGTCATGTACACGGTGACACCGGAGTTGTTGGCGCTGGCCGGGATCGAACCGCAGGACGTTCCCGGAGCGCTGCACGCGGCCGAACACGCGGCGATCGGACTGTTGCCCCTGGTGGCGACCTGCGACCGCTGGGATATCGGCGGCGTGTCCACCGCCGAGCATCCGGACACCGGGCTGCCGACCGTCTTCGTCTACGACGGCCAAGCCGGCGGAGCCGGTTTCGCCGAACGCGGGTTCGCCCGGCTACGACAGTGGCTTTCGGCGACCTTGGCGGCCATCGAGTCGTGCGGCTGCGCGGCAGGCTGTCCGTCCTGCGTGCAATCGCCCAAGTGCGGCAATGGGAACCACCCGCTGCACAAGGCCGCAGCGGGACGCCTGCTCACGGCCGTACTCGCCGAACTGTCCGCTGGTGAAGACGCTGCGCATCATTCGTGA
- a CDS encoding DNA polymerase III subunit delta': MAGVFDRLVGQEAVESELTAAAVAARGGVVEGAMTHSWLFTGPPGSGRSVAALCFAAALQCTDPGTPGCGRCHACTTTMAGTHGDVRRVVPEGLSISTKEMREIVQVASRRPSTGRWQVVVIEDADRLTEAAGNVLLKVVEEPPDRTVFLLCAPSVDPEDISITLRSRCRHVHLVTPSVPAIARVLRERDDLDEKTAHWAAAISGGHVGRARRLATDEEARARRKRALALVAAVGKPGAAYAAADELVRAADDEAKQMSATRDEREREELATAMGAGGTGKGAASATRGSAGVLKDLERRQKSRATRTGRDALDRALIDVAGVYRDALAVRFGATRLGSGVALTHPDLSDEIHDLAERVRPEGLLKSIEAVLACREALDQNVKPRFALAAMAAALIAARAQ, encoded by the coding sequence GTGGCGGGAGTCTTCGATCGGTTGGTCGGCCAGGAGGCGGTCGAGTCCGAGTTGACGGCTGCCGCCGTCGCGGCGCGCGGGGGCGTGGTCGAGGGCGCTATGACGCATTCGTGGTTGTTCACCGGCCCGCCGGGGTCCGGCAGATCCGTCGCTGCGCTCTGCTTCGCGGCGGCGTTGCAGTGCACCGACCCGGGGACACCCGGGTGCGGCAGGTGTCACGCCTGCACCACGACCATGGCGGGCACGCATGGCGACGTTCGCCGGGTCGTGCCGGAGGGGCTGAGCATCAGCACCAAGGAGATGCGCGAGATCGTGCAGGTCGCCTCGCGCAGGCCGAGCACGGGGCGCTGGCAGGTGGTGGTCATCGAGGATGCCGACCGATTGACCGAGGCTGCGGGCAATGTGCTGCTCAAGGTCGTCGAGGAGCCGCCGGACCGGACGGTGTTCCTGCTCTGCGCGCCCTCGGTGGATCCGGAGGACATCTCCATCACGCTGCGTTCCCGCTGCCGTCATGTGCACCTGGTGACGCCGTCGGTGCCCGCCATCGCGCGGGTGCTGCGGGAACGCGACGATCTCGACGAGAAGACCGCGCATTGGGCCGCCGCCATCAGCGGCGGGCACGTCGGCCGCGCCCGCAGGCTGGCCACCGACGAGGAGGCGCGAGCCCGCCGCAAGCGTGCCCTGGCTTTGGTCGCCGCAGTCGGCAAGCCCGGCGCGGCCTACGCCGCCGCCGACGAGTTGGTGCGCGCGGCCGACGACGAGGCCAAGCAGATGAGCGCGACCCGCGACGAACGCGAGCGCGAGGAATTGGCGACCGCGATGGGCGCCGGCGGCACCGGCAAGGGCGCGGCGAGCGCCACTCGGGGCTCCGCGGGCGTGCTCAAGGACTTGGAGCGGCGGCAGAAGTCGCGAGCGACCCGCACCGGCCGTGACGCGCTCGATCGCGCCCTGATCGATGTGGCGGGCGTCTACCGGGACGCGCTGGCCGTCCGATTCGGCGCCACCCGGCTCGGCTCCGGCGTCGCGCTCACCCACCCGGACCTGTCCGACGAGATCCACGATCTGGCCGAGCGGGTGCGCCCC
- the topA gene encoding type I DNA topoisomerase has translation MATRDRGAADQGRPLRRLVIVESPTKARKIAPYLGRNYTVEASVGHIRDLPRGAADVPAKYKGQSWARLGVDVDNDFEPIYVVSPDKKAKVTELKSLLKDADELYLATDPDREGEAIAWHLLETLKPKVPVRRMVFHEITEPAIQAAASDTRDLDNDLVDAQETRRILDRLYGYEVSPVLWKKVMPRLSAGRVQSVATRVIVQRERERMSFRSAEYWDIAAKLDAGNGEASDAANPRTFGARLVAVDGARVATGRDFGSDGQLKASNGVVVLDEGYARRLAEALDGADLVVSSAEAKPYTRKPYPPFMTSTLQQEAGRKLRFTSERTMRVAQRLYENGYITYMRTDSTTLSESAIAAARAQATQLYGSENVHPTARQYNRKVKNAQEAHEAIRPAGDTFATPGQLHARLDNDEFRLYELIWQRTVASQMADARGTTLTLRITGVAGTGEECVFSASGRTITFPGFLKAYVESVDEEAGGQSDDAESRLPALEQGQAVTAVELNPDGHSTNPPARYTEASLIKTLEELGIGRPSTYSSIIKTILDRGYVYKRGSALVPSWVAFAVIGLLEEHFGRLVDFDFTAAMEDDLDAIAGGREQRGNWLSSFYFGGDHGVEGSVARSGGLKKMVGERLDDIDAREINSIKLFSDSAGRDVVVRVGKYGPYLERMVADPDDPEGNSVSQRANLPDDLPPDELTPEVAEKLFATPQEGRSLGIDPESGHEIVAKEGRFGPYVTEILPEPQVEEGQEPAKKTAKKAAAPKPRTGSLFKSMDLATITLDEALQLLSLPRVVGTDPANGEEITAQNGRYGPYLKKGTDSRSLNTEDQIFTVTLEEALKIYAEPKRRGRQASSAAPLRELGTDSASGKPMVIKDGRFGPYVTDGETNATLRKGDEIESITPERAMELLADRRARGPVKKTAKKTAAKKAPAKKTAAKKATASKTAAKKATTTKTVAKKSAASKAATKKTGVGKS, from the coding sequence GTGGCAACACGAGACCGCGGTGCAGCCGACCAGGGCCGTCCCCTGCGTCGTCTCGTGATCGTCGAGTCCCCGACCAAGGCCCGCAAGATCGCGCCGTACCTCGGTCGTAACTACACGGTCGAGGCGTCGGTCGGGCATATCCGGGATCTGCCGCGAGGCGCGGCCGACGTACCGGCCAAGTACAAAGGCCAGTCCTGGGCGCGTCTCGGCGTGGATGTGGACAACGACTTCGAACCCATCTACGTCGTCAGCCCGGACAAGAAGGCCAAGGTCACCGAGCTCAAGAGTCTGTTGAAGGACGCCGACGAGCTCTATCTGGCCACCGACCCCGACCGCGAGGGCGAGGCGATCGCCTGGCACCTGCTGGAAACGCTCAAGCCCAAGGTGCCGGTCCGGCGGATGGTGTTCCACGAGATCACCGAACCCGCGATCCAGGCCGCCGCCTCGGACACCCGCGACCTCGACAACGATCTGGTCGACGCGCAGGAGACCCGCCGCATCCTGGACCGGCTCTACGGCTACGAGGTCAGCCCGGTGCTGTGGAAGAAGGTCATGCCGCGGCTGTCGGCGGGCCGAGTGCAGTCGGTGGCCACCCGGGTGATCGTGCAGCGCGAGCGCGAGCGGATGTCGTTCCGCTCGGCCGAGTACTGGGACATCGCCGCCAAGCTGGACGCCGGTAACGGCGAAGCGAGCGACGCCGCCAACCCGAGGACGTTCGGCGCGCGGCTGGTCGCCGTCGACGGGGCTCGGGTTGCCACCGGGCGTGATTTCGGATCGGACGGGCAGCTCAAAGCGAGCAACGGCGTCGTCGTGCTGGACGAGGGCTACGCGCGGCGGCTGGCCGAGGCGCTGGACGGCGCCGACCTGGTGGTCTCCTCGGCGGAGGCCAAGCCCTACACCCGCAAGCCGTATCCGCCGTTCATGACCTCGACGCTGCAGCAGGAGGCCGGTCGCAAGCTCCGCTTCACCTCCGAGCGGACCATGCGGGTCGCGCAGCGACTGTACGAGAACGGTTACATCACCTACATGCGTACCGACTCGACGACGCTGTCGGAGTCGGCCATCGCCGCGGCGCGCGCGCAGGCGACTCAGCTCTACGGCTCGGAGAACGTGCACCCGACCGCGCGGCAATACAACCGCAAGGTGAAGAACGCGCAGGAGGCACACGAGGCCATCCGTCCGGCAGGCGACACTTTCGCCACGCCGGGTCAACTGCACGCGCGGTTGGACAACGACGAGTTCCGCCTCTACGAGCTCATCTGGCAGCGCACCGTCGCCTCCCAGATGGCCGACGCCAGGGGCACCACGCTGACGCTGCGCATCACCGGCGTCGCGGGCACCGGCGAGGAGTGCGTGTTCTCCGCTTCGGGCCGCACCATCACCTTCCCCGGCTTCCTGAAGGCCTATGTGGAGAGCGTCGACGAGGAGGCGGGCGGTCAGTCCGACGACGCCGAGTCCCGGCTGCCTGCGCTCGAGCAAGGCCAGGCGGTCACCGCCGTCGAGCTGAACCCCGATGGACACAGCACGAATCCGCCCGCGCGCTACACCGAGGCGTCGCTGATCAAGACGCTCGAAGAGCTCGGCATCGGCCGTCCGTCGACGTATTCGTCGATCATCAAGACGATCCTCGACCGCGGCTACGTCTACAAACGCGGCAGCGCGCTGGTGCCGTCCTGGGTCGCGTTCGCCGTGATCGGGCTTCTGGAGGAACATTTCGGCAGGCTGGTCGATTTCGACTTCACCGCCGCCATGGAGGACGACCTCGACGCCATCGCGGGAGGACGGGAGCAGCGCGGAAACTGGTTGTCCAGCTTCTACTTCGGCGGCGATCACGGCGTGGAAGGCTCGGTCGCGCGATCCGGCGGTCTGAAGAAGATGGTGGGGGAGCGGCTCGACGACATCGACGCGCGAGAGATCAACTCCATCAAGCTGTTCAGCGATTCCGCCGGACGCGATGTCGTCGTCCGGGTCGGCAAGTACGGCCCGTACCTGGAGCGGATGGTCGCCGATCCCGATGACCCCGAGGGCAACTCGGTCTCGCAGCGCGCCAATCTGCCGGACGATCTCCCGCCCGACGAGCTGACGCCGGAGGTCGCCGAGAAGCTGTTCGCGACGCCGCAGGAAGGCCGGTCGCTGGGCATCGATCCCGAGTCGGGGCACGAGATCGTCGCCAAGGAAGGGCGTTTCGGGCCGTACGTCACCGAGATCCTGCCCGAACCGCAGGTCGAGGAGGGACAGGAACCGGCCAAGAAGACCGCGAAGAAGGCCGCGGCGCCCAAGCCGCGCACCGGCTCGCTGTTCAAGTCCATGGACTTGGCCACCATCACGCTCGATGAAGCGCTCCAGCTGCTGTCGCTGCCTCGGGTGGTCGGCACCGACCCGGCCAACGGTGAGGAGATCACCGCGCAGAACGGACGTTACGGGCCGTACCTGAAGAAGGGCACCGACTCGCGTTCGCTCAACACCGAGGACCAGATCTTCACCGTGACGCTGGAGGAGGCGCTGAAGATCTACGCGGAGCCCAAGCGTCGTGGACGCCAAGCCTCGAGCGCGGCCCCGCTGCGTGAGCTCGGCACCGACTCGGCCAGCGGCAAGCCGATGGTGATCAAGGACGGCCGCTTCGGCCCGTACGTCACCGACGGTGAGACCAACGCGACGCTGCGCAAGGGCGACGAGATCGAATCGATCACTCCCGAACGGGCCATGGAACTGCTCGCCGACCGGCGGGCGCGCGGACCGGTGAAGAAGACGGCCAAGAAGACCGCCGCGAAGAAGGCGCCCGCGAAGAAGACAGCGGCCAAGAAGGCGACTGCTTCGAAGACGGCAGCCAAGAAGGCGACCACCACGAAGACGGTGGCCAAGAAGAGCGCGGCGTCGAAGGCGGCGACCAAGAAGACCGGCGTCGGGAAGTCGTGA